A section of the Telopea speciosissima isolate NSW1024214 ecotype Mountain lineage chromosome 3, Tspe_v1, whole genome shotgun sequence genome encodes:
- the LOC122655603 gene encoding mRNA-decapping enzyme subunit 2-like isoform X1, with protein MTGLHRPSSTSMKNGLPSQELLDDLCSRFILNVPKEDLESFERILFLIEHAHWFYEDNSVEQNPSLKSLTLKEFASLMFNSCAVLRPYIVHIDDIYKDFTSYKVRVPVTGAIILDEPYERCLLVKGWKAGSSWSFPRGKKNKDEEDHTCAIREVLEETGFDVSKLLKIDDYLEVTFGQQRVRLYIIAGVKDDTVFAPMTKKEISEISWHRIDELQPVGNEVISRGPNGLKLYMVSPFWANLKAWIAKYQPSTAQKYDAPFKGMCVWKAKNSCTGGTTGCPTKEGQYTRPGSENHLSDLGPGKSFRSFRFNYSSILQAMEAAFSA; from the exons TCGATTTATCTTAAATGTTCCGAAAGAAGACCTAGAGTCATTTGAGAGGATTTTATTTCTCATCGAGCATGCTCATTGGTTCTATGAGGACAATTCAGTGGAGCAAAACCCATCCTTGAAGTCACTTACTCTGAAAGAATTCGCTTCTTTGA TGTTTAATAGTTGTGCAGTTTTGAGACCTTATATTGTGCATATAGATGATATATACAAAGACTTCACTTCTTACAAGGTTCGAGTTCCGGTGACTGGAGCAATCATTTTGGATGAACCTTATGAACGG TGTTTGCTGGTGAAGGGATGGAAAGCTGGATCAAGCTGGAGCTTTCCCCGtgggaagaaaaacaaagatgaGGAAGACCACACTTGCGCCATCCGAGAA GTCTTGGAGGAAACAGGTTTTGATGTTtcaaaacttttgaaaatagACGACTATCTAGAAGTTACCTTTGGGCAACAGAGGGTGCGGCTCTACATAATTGCTGGCGTGAAGGATGATACTGTCTTTGCTCCAATGACCAAGAAGGAGATCAGT GAGATCTCATGGCACCGGATTGATGAACTTCAGCCAGTTGGCAACGAAGTAATATCTCGTGGACCAAATGGTTTGAAGCTTTACATGGTTTCTCCATTCTGGGC CAATCTGAAAGCATGGATTGCCAAATACCAGCCTTCCACAGCTCAGAAATATGATGCTCCTTTCAAAG GGATGTGCGTGTGGAAGGCTAAGAACAGTTGTACAGGGGGAACAACAGGGTGCCCAACAAAGGAGGGTCAGTACACCAGGCCTGGATCTGAAAACCATCTCTCTGATTTGGGTCCTGGCAAAAGCTTCAGAAGCTTCAGGTTCAATTATTCTTCAATCTTACAAGCAATGGAAGCTGCGTTTTCTGCTTAA
- the LOC122655603 gene encoding mRNA-decapping enzyme subunit 2-like isoform X2: protein MTGLHRPSSTSMKNGLPSQELLDDLCSRFILNVPKEDLESFERILFLIEHAHWFYEDNSVEQNPSLKSLTLKEFASLNDIYKDFTSYKVRVPVTGAIILDEPYERCLLVKGWKAGSSWSFPRGKKNKDEEDHTCAIREVLEETGFDVSKLLKIDDYLEVTFGQQRVRLYIIAGVKDDTVFAPMTKKEISEISWHRIDELQPVGNEVISRGPNGLKLYMVSPFWANLKAWIAKYQPSTAQKYDAPFKGMCVWKAKNSCTGGTTGCPTKEGQYTRPGSENHLSDLGPGKSFRSFRFNYSSILQAMEAAFSA from the exons TCGATTTATCTTAAATGTTCCGAAAGAAGACCTAGAGTCATTTGAGAGGATTTTATTTCTCATCGAGCATGCTCATTGGTTCTATGAGGACAATTCAGTGGAGCAAAACCCATCCTTGAAGTCACTTACTCTGAAAGAATTCGCTTCTTTGA ATGATATATACAAAGACTTCACTTCTTACAAGGTTCGAGTTCCGGTGACTGGAGCAATCATTTTGGATGAACCTTATGAACGG TGTTTGCTGGTGAAGGGATGGAAAGCTGGATCAAGCTGGAGCTTTCCCCGtgggaagaaaaacaaagatgaGGAAGACCACACTTGCGCCATCCGAGAA GTCTTGGAGGAAACAGGTTTTGATGTTtcaaaacttttgaaaatagACGACTATCTAGAAGTTACCTTTGGGCAACAGAGGGTGCGGCTCTACATAATTGCTGGCGTGAAGGATGATACTGTCTTTGCTCCAATGACCAAGAAGGAGATCAGT GAGATCTCATGGCACCGGATTGATGAACTTCAGCCAGTTGGCAACGAAGTAATATCTCGTGGACCAAATGGTTTGAAGCTTTACATGGTTTCTCCATTCTGGGC CAATCTGAAAGCATGGATTGCCAAATACCAGCCTTCCACAGCTCAGAAATATGATGCTCCTTTCAAAG GGATGTGCGTGTGGAAGGCTAAGAACAGTTGTACAGGGGGAACAACAGGGTGCCCAACAAAGGAGGGTCAGTACACCAGGCCTGGATCTGAAAACCATCTCTCTGATTTGGGTCCTGGCAAAAGCTTCAGAAGCTTCAGGTTCAATTATTCTTCAATCTTACAAGCAATGGAAGCTGCGTTTTCTGCTTAA